The following proteins come from a genomic window of Clupea harengus chromosome 22, Ch_v2.0.2, whole genome shotgun sequence:
- the uso1 gene encoding general vesicular transport factor p115 isoform X6, producing the protein MNFFRGVMGGQPAGPQHSGVETIQKLCDRVASSTLLEDRRDAVRALKSLSKKYRMEVGSQALEHLIRILQTDRADSEILGYALDTIYNIICSDEEEEQEEMQKQDDVGAQFTERFVQDPENITLLLTLLEEFDFHVRWPGVKLLTALLKNQCPQLQGIILVSPMGVSRLMDLLADSREVIRNDGLLLLQQLTKGNAAIQKIVAFENAFERLLDIITEEGTSDGGIVVEDCLLLLLNLLKNNSSNQNFFKEGSYVQRMKPWFEVGDDNAGWSAQKVTNLHYMLQLVRVLVSPVNSPGATASCQKAMFQCGLLQQLCTILMATGVPADILTETINTVSEVIRGSQINQDYFASVNAPSNPPRPAIVVLLMSMVNERQPFVLRCAVLYCFQCFLYKNQKGQGEIVATLLPSTIDANSISAGQLLCGGLFSADSLSNWCAAVALAHALQDNLTQKEQLLRVQLATSLGKPPVSLLQQCTNILSQGDKINRRGSKVQTRVGLLMLLCTWINNCPIAVTHFLHNQENVPFLTAQISENLGEDERLVQGLCALLLGICIYYNDNSLENYTKDKLKQLIEKRIGKENFVEKLGFITKHELYSRAGQKPQPVFPTPEHMLFDHEFTKLVKDLEGVITKAIHKSNEEEKKEEEVKKTLEQHDSIVTQYKELIREQDTQINELKAQVASMSSQSEQMQVTMTQQITQIQQHKDQYNILKLKLGKTGDQSASQGEGAHINGLQSEELSQLREELEDLRRQHAQLQTQLAEKDTLIGSLKSEAASPAEGAPDNTELMKELDTLRAQLHSQAADLTQLQTERQELLRKAETAESGPASVDSGVDKAKVAELEKRLAAQSAETQKLQGEMKNLTGGRAGLESELASATSTAAILQAEKGKLQQEVQESKKEQDDLLMLLADQDQKILSLKHKLKDLGEPIDDEDDLDSKDQSEDDDDEDDEEDDDDEEDDE; encoded by the exons ATGAATTTCTTCAGAGGAGTAATGGGCGGGCAGCCAGCGGGGCCACAACATTCTGGTGTGGAGACG ATCCAGAAACTTTGTGACCGTGTCGCCTCCTCAACACTGTTAGAGGACCGTAGAGATGCTGTCCGGGCCCTTAAATCTTTGTCCAAG AAATACCGCATGGAGGTGGGATCACAGGCTTTGGAACACCTGATTCGTATTCTTCAAACAGACAG GGCGGACTCTGAAATCCTTGGGTATGCTCTTGACACTATATACAACATCATCTGCAgtgacgaggaagaggagcaag AGGAGATGCAGAAGCAGGATGACGTCGGAGCCCAGTTCACGGAGAGGTTCGTCCAGGACCCAGAGAACATCACGCTGCTGCTCACACTCCTGGAG gagTTCGACTTCCACGTGAGATGGCCTGGCGTGAAGCTGCTTACAGCCTTGTTGAAGAACCAGTGTCCTCAGCTTCAGGGCATCATCCTCGTCAGCCCAATGG GAGTTTCCAGACTAATGGACTTGCTAGCGGACTCCAGAGAGGTCATTCGTAATGAT GGTCTGCTGTTATTACAGCAGCTCACTAAAGGCAATGCTGCCATTCAGAAGATTGTAGCTTTTGAAAATGCTTTTGAGAGACTCCTGGACATCATCACAGAGGAAGGCACCAGTGATGGGG GTATTGTTGTGGAGGActgtctgttgctgctgttgaacCTACTCAAGAACAACAGCTCCAACCAGAACTTCTTCAAGGAGGGCTCCTACGTCCAGAGGATGAAGCCCTGGTTTGAGGTGGGAGATGACAATGCTGGCTGGTCCGCTCAGAAGGTCACCAACCTTCACTACATGCTGCAG CTGGTGCGAGTGCTGGTGTCTCCGGTGAACTCTCCGGGGGCCACGGCCAGCTGTCAGAAGGCCATGTTCCAGTGTGgcctcctccagcagctctgcACCATCCTCATGGCGACCGGTGTGCCCGCAGACATCCTCACTGAG ACCATAAACACGGTGTCAGAAGTCATCCGTGGTTCCCAGATTAACCAGGACTACTTTGCATCGGTCAACGCTCCATCCAACCCGCCCAG GCCAGCCATCGTGGTGCTGCTGATGTCCATGGTGAACGAGAGGCAGCCGTTCGTGCTGCGCTGTGCCGTGCTCTACTGCTTCCAGTGCTTCCTCTATAAGAACCAGAAGGGCCAGGGGGAGATCGTGGCCACCCTGCTGCCTTCCACCATTGATG ctAATTCCATCTCGGCGGGCCAGCTGCTGTGTGGAGGCCTATTCTCGGCGGACTCGCTGTCCAACTGGTGCGCGGCGGTGGCTCTGGCCCACGCCCTCCAGGACAACCTGACCCAGAAGGAGCAGCTGCTGCGGGTGCAGCTGGCCACCAGCCTGGGCAAGCCCCCCGTCTCCCTCCTGCAGCAGTGCACCAACATCCTCTCCCAG GGGGATAAGATCAACCGGCGG ggGAGTAAGGTGCAGACCCGAGTAGGCCTCCTGATGCTGCTCTGCACTTGGATCAATAACTGTCCCATTGCCGTCACACACTTCCTGCACAACCAGGAGAACGTGCCCTTT CTGACGGCTCAGATCTCGGAGAACCTGGGGGAGGACGAGCGGCTGGTGCAGGGCCTGTGTGCCCTTCTCCTGGGCATCTGCATCTACTACAACGACAACTCACTGGAGAACTACACTAA AGATAAGCTGAAGCAGTTGATTGAGAAGCGCATTGGGAAGGAGAACTTCGTGGAGAAGCTGGGCTTCATCACCAAGCATGAGCTGTACTCCCGCGCCGGCCAGAAGCCCCAGCCGGTCTTCCCCACGCCCGAGCACATGCTCTTTGACCACGAGTTCACCAAACTGGTCAAGGACCTGGAGG GTGTGATAACTAAAGCTATCCATAAATCcaatgaggaggagaagaaagaggaggaggtgaagaagacCCTTGAGCAGCACGACAGCATAGTGACTCAGTATAAAGAACTGATCCGAGAACAG gacacTCAGATCAACGAGCTGAAGGCGCAGGTAGCCTCCATGTCGTCCCAGAGTGAGCAGATGCAGGTCACCATGACGCAGCAGATCACTCAGATCCAGCAGCACAAAGACCAGTACAACATCCTCAAGCTCAAGCTAG gtaagaCAGGTGACCAGTCGGCCTCACAGGGGGAGGGCGCTCACATCAACGGCCTGCAGTCGGAGGAGCTGAGTCAGCtgagagaggagctggaggacctGCGCAGACAACACGCCCAGCTGCAGACACAGCTCGCCGAGAAGGACACGCTCATAGgcagcttg aaatcagagGCAGCTTCTCCAGCAGAGGGAGCCCCAGACAACACAGAACTCATGAAG GAGCTGGACACATTGAGGGCCCAGCTGCACAGCCAGGCCGCTGACCTCACTCAGctccagacagagagacaggagctGCTAAGGAAAGCCGAGACTGCA gAGTCGGGCCCAGCCAGTGTGGACAGTGGAGTGGACAAGGCCAAAGTAGCAGAACTGGAGAAGCGATTGGCAGCTCAgagtgcagaaacacagaaactccAG GGGGAGATGAAGAACCTGACTGGCGGCAGAGCGGGCCTGGAGTCGGAGCTGGCCTCAGCCACCAGCACGGCAGCCATCTTGCAGGCGGAGAAGGGCAAGCTCcagcaggaggtgcaggagtCCAAGAAGGAGCAGGACGACCTGCTCATGCTGCTCGCCGACCAGGACCAGAAGATCCTCTCGCTGAAGCACAAGCTCAAGGACCTCGGGGAGCCG ATTGATGACGAGGATGACCTAGACTCTAAGGACCAATCtgaagatgacgatgatgaagatgacgaaGAAGACGACGACGATGAGGAAGATGACGAGTAG
- the uso1 gene encoding general vesicular transport factor p115 isoform X3 produces the protein MNFFRGVMGGQPAGPQHSGVETIQKLCDRVASSTLLEDRRDAVRALKSLSKKYRMEVGSQALEHLIRILQTDRADSEILGYALDTIYNIICSDEEEEQDAAPPLSGKNRNVPEEMQKQDDVGAQFTERFVQDPENITLLLTLLEEFDFHVRWPGVKLLTALLKNQCPQLQGIILVSPMGVSRLMDLLADSREVIRNDGLLLLQQLTKGNAAIQKIVAFENAFERLLDIITEEGTSDGGIVVEDCLLLLLNLLKNNSSNQNFFKEGSYVQRMKPWFEVGDDNAGWSAQKVTNLHYMLQLVRVLVSPVNSPGATASCQKAMFQCGLLQQLCTILMATGVPADILTETINTVSEVIRGSQINQDYFASVNAPSNPPRPAIVVLLMSMVNERQPFVLRCAVLYCFQCFLYKNQKGQGEIVATLLPSTIDANSISAGQLLCGGLFSADSLSNWCAAVALAHALQDNLTQKEQLLRVQLATSLGKPPVSLLQQCTNILSQGDKINRRGSKVQTRVGLLMLLCTWINNCPIAVTHFLHNQENVPFLTAQISENLGEDERLVQGLCALLLGICIYYNDNSLENYTKDKLKQLIEKRIGKENFVEKLGFITKHELYSRAGQKPQPVFPTPEHMLFDHEFTKLVKDLEGVITKAIHKSNEEEKKEEEVKKTLEQHDSIVTQYKELIREQDTQINELKAQVASMSSQSEQMQVTMTQQITQIQQHKDQYNILKLKLGKTGDQSASQGEGAHINGLQSEELSQLREELEDLRRQHAQLQTQLAEKDTLIGSLKSEAASPAEGAPDNTELMKELDTLRAQLHSQAADLTQLQTERQELLRKAETAESGPASVDSGVDKAKVAELEKRLAAQSAETQKLQGEMKNLTGGRAGLESELASATSTAAILQAEKGKLQQEVQESKKEQDDLLMLLADQDQKILSLKHKLKDLGEPIDDEDDLDSKDQSEDDDDEDDEEDDDDEEDDE, from the exons ATGAATTTCTTCAGAGGAGTAATGGGCGGGCAGCCAGCGGGGCCACAACATTCTGGTGTGGAGACG ATCCAGAAACTTTGTGACCGTGTCGCCTCCTCAACACTGTTAGAGGACCGTAGAGATGCTGTCCGGGCCCTTAAATCTTTGTCCAAG AAATACCGCATGGAGGTGGGATCACAGGCTTTGGAACACCTGATTCGTATTCTTCAAACAGACAG GGCGGACTCTGAAATCCTTGGGTATGCTCTTGACACTATATACAACATCATCTGCAgtgacgaggaagaggagcaag ATGCGGCTCCCCCTCTTTCAGGGAAGAATAGGAATGTACCTG AGGAGATGCAGAAGCAGGATGACGTCGGAGCCCAGTTCACGGAGAGGTTCGTCCAGGACCCAGAGAACATCACGCTGCTGCTCACACTCCTGGAG gagTTCGACTTCCACGTGAGATGGCCTGGCGTGAAGCTGCTTACAGCCTTGTTGAAGAACCAGTGTCCTCAGCTTCAGGGCATCATCCTCGTCAGCCCAATGG GAGTTTCCAGACTAATGGACTTGCTAGCGGACTCCAGAGAGGTCATTCGTAATGAT GGTCTGCTGTTATTACAGCAGCTCACTAAAGGCAATGCTGCCATTCAGAAGATTGTAGCTTTTGAAAATGCTTTTGAGAGACTCCTGGACATCATCACAGAGGAAGGCACCAGTGATGGGG GTATTGTTGTGGAGGActgtctgttgctgctgttgaacCTACTCAAGAACAACAGCTCCAACCAGAACTTCTTCAAGGAGGGCTCCTACGTCCAGAGGATGAAGCCCTGGTTTGAGGTGGGAGATGACAATGCTGGCTGGTCCGCTCAGAAGGTCACCAACCTTCACTACATGCTGCAG CTGGTGCGAGTGCTGGTGTCTCCGGTGAACTCTCCGGGGGCCACGGCCAGCTGTCAGAAGGCCATGTTCCAGTGTGgcctcctccagcagctctgcACCATCCTCATGGCGACCGGTGTGCCCGCAGACATCCTCACTGAG ACCATAAACACGGTGTCAGAAGTCATCCGTGGTTCCCAGATTAACCAGGACTACTTTGCATCGGTCAACGCTCCATCCAACCCGCCCAG GCCAGCCATCGTGGTGCTGCTGATGTCCATGGTGAACGAGAGGCAGCCGTTCGTGCTGCGCTGTGCCGTGCTCTACTGCTTCCAGTGCTTCCTCTATAAGAACCAGAAGGGCCAGGGGGAGATCGTGGCCACCCTGCTGCCTTCCACCATTGATG ctAATTCCATCTCGGCGGGCCAGCTGCTGTGTGGAGGCCTATTCTCGGCGGACTCGCTGTCCAACTGGTGCGCGGCGGTGGCTCTGGCCCACGCCCTCCAGGACAACCTGACCCAGAAGGAGCAGCTGCTGCGGGTGCAGCTGGCCACCAGCCTGGGCAAGCCCCCCGTCTCCCTCCTGCAGCAGTGCACCAACATCCTCTCCCAG GGGGATAAGATCAACCGGCGG ggGAGTAAGGTGCAGACCCGAGTAGGCCTCCTGATGCTGCTCTGCACTTGGATCAATAACTGTCCCATTGCCGTCACACACTTCCTGCACAACCAGGAGAACGTGCCCTTT CTGACGGCTCAGATCTCGGAGAACCTGGGGGAGGACGAGCGGCTGGTGCAGGGCCTGTGTGCCCTTCTCCTGGGCATCTGCATCTACTACAACGACAACTCACTGGAGAACTACACTAA AGATAAGCTGAAGCAGTTGATTGAGAAGCGCATTGGGAAGGAGAACTTCGTGGAGAAGCTGGGCTTCATCACCAAGCATGAGCTGTACTCCCGCGCCGGCCAGAAGCCCCAGCCGGTCTTCCCCACGCCCGAGCACATGCTCTTTGACCACGAGTTCACCAAACTGGTCAAGGACCTGGAGG GTGTGATAACTAAAGCTATCCATAAATCcaatgaggaggagaagaaagaggaggaggtgaagaagacCCTTGAGCAGCACGACAGCATAGTGACTCAGTATAAAGAACTGATCCGAGAACAG gacacTCAGATCAACGAGCTGAAGGCGCAGGTAGCCTCCATGTCGTCCCAGAGTGAGCAGATGCAGGTCACCATGACGCAGCAGATCACTCAGATCCAGCAGCACAAAGACCAGTACAACATCCTCAAGCTCAAGCTAG gtaagaCAGGTGACCAGTCGGCCTCACAGGGGGAGGGCGCTCACATCAACGGCCTGCAGTCGGAGGAGCTGAGTCAGCtgagagaggagctggaggacctGCGCAGACAACACGCCCAGCTGCAGACACAGCTCGCCGAGAAGGACACGCTCATAGgcagcttg aaatcagagGCAGCTTCTCCAGCAGAGGGAGCCCCAGACAACACAGAACTCATGAAG GAGCTGGACACATTGAGGGCCCAGCTGCACAGCCAGGCCGCTGACCTCACTCAGctccagacagagagacaggagctGCTAAGGAAAGCCGAGACTGCA gAGTCGGGCCCAGCCAGTGTGGACAGTGGAGTGGACAAGGCCAAAGTAGCAGAACTGGAGAAGCGATTGGCAGCTCAgagtgcagaaacacagaaactccAG GGGGAGATGAAGAACCTGACTGGCGGCAGAGCGGGCCTGGAGTCGGAGCTGGCCTCAGCCACCAGCACGGCAGCCATCTTGCAGGCGGAGAAGGGCAAGCTCcagcaggaggtgcaggagtCCAAGAAGGAGCAGGACGACCTGCTCATGCTGCTCGCCGACCAGGACCAGAAGATCCTCTCGCTGAAGCACAAGCTCAAGGACCTCGGGGAGCCG ATTGATGACGAGGATGACCTAGACTCTAAGGACCAATCtgaagatgacgatgatgaagatgacgaaGAAGACGACGACGATGAGGAAGATGACGAGTAG
- the uso1 gene encoding general vesicular transport factor p115 isoform X5: protein MNFFRGVMGGQPAGPQHSGVETIQKLCDRVASSTLLEDRRDAVRALKSLSKKYRMEVGSQALEHLIRILQTDRADSEILGYALDTIYNIICSDEEEEQDESEEEMQKQDDVGAQFTERFVQDPENITLLLTLLEEFDFHVRWPGVKLLTALLKNQCPQLQGIILVSPMGVSRLMDLLADSREVIRNDGLLLLQQLTKGNAAIQKIVAFENAFERLLDIITEEGTSDGGIVVEDCLLLLLNLLKNNSSNQNFFKEGSYVQRMKPWFEVGDDNAGWSAQKVTNLHYMLQLVRVLVSPVNSPGATASCQKAMFQCGLLQQLCTILMATGVPADILTETINTVSEVIRGSQINQDYFASVNAPSNPPRPAIVVLLMSMVNERQPFVLRCAVLYCFQCFLYKNQKGQGEIVATLLPSTIDANSISAGQLLCGGLFSADSLSNWCAAVALAHALQDNLTQKEQLLRVQLATSLGKPPVSLLQQCTNILSQGDKINRRGSKVQTRVGLLMLLCTWINNCPIAVTHFLHNQENVPFLTAQISENLGEDERLVQGLCALLLGICIYYNDNSLENYTKDKLKQLIEKRIGKENFVEKLGFITKHELYSRAGQKPQPVFPTPEHMLFDHEFTKLVKDLEGVITKAIHKSNEEEKKEEEVKKTLEQHDSIVTQYKELIREQDTQINELKAQVASMSSQSEQMQVTMTQQITQIQQHKDQYNILKLKLGKTGDQSASQGEGAHINGLQSEELSQLREELEDLRRQHAQLQTQLAEKDTLIGSLKSEAASPAEGAPDNTELMKELDTLRAQLHSQAADLTQLQTERQELLRKAETAESGPASVDSGVDKAKVAELEKRLAAQSAETQKLQGEMKNLTGGRAGLESELASATSTAAILQAEKGKLQQEVQESKKEQDDLLMLLADQDQKILSLKHKLKDLGEPIDDEDDLDSKDQSEDDDDEDDEEDDDDEEDDE from the exons ATGAATTTCTTCAGAGGAGTAATGGGCGGGCAGCCAGCGGGGCCACAACATTCTGGTGTGGAGACG ATCCAGAAACTTTGTGACCGTGTCGCCTCCTCAACACTGTTAGAGGACCGTAGAGATGCTGTCCGGGCCCTTAAATCTTTGTCCAAG AAATACCGCATGGAGGTGGGATCACAGGCTTTGGAACACCTGATTCGTATTCTTCAAACAGACAG GGCGGACTCTGAAATCCTTGGGTATGCTCTTGACACTATATACAACATCATCTGCAgtgacgaggaagaggagcaag ATGAATCAGAAG AGGAGATGCAGAAGCAGGATGACGTCGGAGCCCAGTTCACGGAGAGGTTCGTCCAGGACCCAGAGAACATCACGCTGCTGCTCACACTCCTGGAG gagTTCGACTTCCACGTGAGATGGCCTGGCGTGAAGCTGCTTACAGCCTTGTTGAAGAACCAGTGTCCTCAGCTTCAGGGCATCATCCTCGTCAGCCCAATGG GAGTTTCCAGACTAATGGACTTGCTAGCGGACTCCAGAGAGGTCATTCGTAATGAT GGTCTGCTGTTATTACAGCAGCTCACTAAAGGCAATGCTGCCATTCAGAAGATTGTAGCTTTTGAAAATGCTTTTGAGAGACTCCTGGACATCATCACAGAGGAAGGCACCAGTGATGGGG GTATTGTTGTGGAGGActgtctgttgctgctgttgaacCTACTCAAGAACAACAGCTCCAACCAGAACTTCTTCAAGGAGGGCTCCTACGTCCAGAGGATGAAGCCCTGGTTTGAGGTGGGAGATGACAATGCTGGCTGGTCCGCTCAGAAGGTCACCAACCTTCACTACATGCTGCAG CTGGTGCGAGTGCTGGTGTCTCCGGTGAACTCTCCGGGGGCCACGGCCAGCTGTCAGAAGGCCATGTTCCAGTGTGgcctcctccagcagctctgcACCATCCTCATGGCGACCGGTGTGCCCGCAGACATCCTCACTGAG ACCATAAACACGGTGTCAGAAGTCATCCGTGGTTCCCAGATTAACCAGGACTACTTTGCATCGGTCAACGCTCCATCCAACCCGCCCAG GCCAGCCATCGTGGTGCTGCTGATGTCCATGGTGAACGAGAGGCAGCCGTTCGTGCTGCGCTGTGCCGTGCTCTACTGCTTCCAGTGCTTCCTCTATAAGAACCAGAAGGGCCAGGGGGAGATCGTGGCCACCCTGCTGCCTTCCACCATTGATG ctAATTCCATCTCGGCGGGCCAGCTGCTGTGTGGAGGCCTATTCTCGGCGGACTCGCTGTCCAACTGGTGCGCGGCGGTGGCTCTGGCCCACGCCCTCCAGGACAACCTGACCCAGAAGGAGCAGCTGCTGCGGGTGCAGCTGGCCACCAGCCTGGGCAAGCCCCCCGTCTCCCTCCTGCAGCAGTGCACCAACATCCTCTCCCAG GGGGATAAGATCAACCGGCGG ggGAGTAAGGTGCAGACCCGAGTAGGCCTCCTGATGCTGCTCTGCACTTGGATCAATAACTGTCCCATTGCCGTCACACACTTCCTGCACAACCAGGAGAACGTGCCCTTT CTGACGGCTCAGATCTCGGAGAACCTGGGGGAGGACGAGCGGCTGGTGCAGGGCCTGTGTGCCCTTCTCCTGGGCATCTGCATCTACTACAACGACAACTCACTGGAGAACTACACTAA AGATAAGCTGAAGCAGTTGATTGAGAAGCGCATTGGGAAGGAGAACTTCGTGGAGAAGCTGGGCTTCATCACCAAGCATGAGCTGTACTCCCGCGCCGGCCAGAAGCCCCAGCCGGTCTTCCCCACGCCCGAGCACATGCTCTTTGACCACGAGTTCACCAAACTGGTCAAGGACCTGGAGG GTGTGATAACTAAAGCTATCCATAAATCcaatgaggaggagaagaaagaggaggaggtgaagaagacCCTTGAGCAGCACGACAGCATAGTGACTCAGTATAAAGAACTGATCCGAGAACAG gacacTCAGATCAACGAGCTGAAGGCGCAGGTAGCCTCCATGTCGTCCCAGAGTGAGCAGATGCAGGTCACCATGACGCAGCAGATCACTCAGATCCAGCAGCACAAAGACCAGTACAACATCCTCAAGCTCAAGCTAG gtaagaCAGGTGACCAGTCGGCCTCACAGGGGGAGGGCGCTCACATCAACGGCCTGCAGTCGGAGGAGCTGAGTCAGCtgagagaggagctggaggacctGCGCAGACAACACGCCCAGCTGCAGACACAGCTCGCCGAGAAGGACACGCTCATAGgcagcttg aaatcagagGCAGCTTCTCCAGCAGAGGGAGCCCCAGACAACACAGAACTCATGAAG GAGCTGGACACATTGAGGGCCCAGCTGCACAGCCAGGCCGCTGACCTCACTCAGctccagacagagagacaggagctGCTAAGGAAAGCCGAGACTGCA gAGTCGGGCCCAGCCAGTGTGGACAGTGGAGTGGACAAGGCCAAAGTAGCAGAACTGGAGAAGCGATTGGCAGCTCAgagtgcagaaacacagaaactccAG GGGGAGATGAAGAACCTGACTGGCGGCAGAGCGGGCCTGGAGTCGGAGCTGGCCTCAGCCACCAGCACGGCAGCCATCTTGCAGGCGGAGAAGGGCAAGCTCcagcaggaggtgcaggagtCCAAGAAGGAGCAGGACGACCTGCTCATGCTGCTCGCCGACCAGGACCAGAAGATCCTCTCGCTGAAGCACAAGCTCAAGGACCTCGGGGAGCCG ATTGATGACGAGGATGACCTAGACTCTAAGGACCAATCtgaagatgacgatgatgaagatgacgaaGAAGACGACGACGATGAGGAAGATGACGAGTAG